A genomic region of Saccopteryx bilineata isolate mSacBil1 chromosome 1, mSacBil1_pri_phased_curated, whole genome shotgun sequence contains the following coding sequences:
- the SMIM8 gene encoding small integral membrane protein 8, whose product MSSASEPPDFKKEPPKEKDFQTPGLRGVRTTTLFRAVNPELFIKPNKPVMAFGLITLSLCVAYIGYLHATQENKKDLYEAIDSEGHSYMRRKTSKWD is encoded by the exons ATGTCTTCAGCATCTGAGCCTCCGGACTTTAAAAAGGAACCACCCAAAGAAAAAGACTTTCAAACCCCAGGACTCAGAGGGGTCCGCACAACAACCTTGTTTCGAGCTGTGAATCCAGAGCTCTTCATTAAACCT aacAAACCTGTAATGGCTTTCGGATTGATAACCCTTTCACTATGTGTGGCTTATATTGGTTATCTACATGCAACACAAGAGAATAAAAAGGACCTCTATGAAGCTATTGATAGTGAGGGGCACAGTTATATGAGGAGGAAGACATCTAAATGGGATTAA